One Nostoc sp. UHCC 0302 DNA window includes the following coding sequences:
- a CDS encoding 1-acyl-sn-glycerol-3-phosphate acyltransferase, protein MSLNSPLEISRAFLAALSTQMFRYYEDRIPQDASVLVVSNHRSFMDALILMGALSSPIRFACHHYMGQVPIMREIVTGQLGCFPLEGTQNRQQSFFVQSQVLLQSKQMVGVFPEGTEPMVKFTQPNAVGEFQRGFAHLALRADVQDLAILPIAIASLEEVNTSGFPLRLLSLFDPSEPLFNQPGWHPLVVYRRVAVLIGRPLWITPQHQKQYHGKQARTVVAELTEHCHSEISGLLRQGCY, encoded by the coding sequence GGAGATTTCTCGCGCTTTCCTGGCGGCGCTCTCAACGCAAATGTTTCGCTACTATGAGGATCGCATTCCCCAGGATGCAAGTGTGCTGGTAGTCAGCAATCACCGCAGTTTCATGGATGCGCTAATTTTAATGGGGGCCCTGTCGAGTCCAATTCGCTTTGCTTGCCATCACTACATGGGACAAGTACCAATAATGCGGGAGATTGTCACCGGACAATTAGGGTGTTTTCCTTTAGAGGGAACCCAAAACCGCCAGCAAAGCTTTTTTGTACAGTCACAGGTGCTGTTGCAATCTAAGCAGATGGTAGGAGTATTCCCAGAGGGAACTGAACCAATGGTGAAATTTACTCAACCAAACGCAGTGGGTGAATTTCAGAGAGGTTTTGCCCATTTGGCATTACGAGCTGATGTCCAGGATTTAGCAATTTTACCGATCGCGATCGCCTCATTAGAGGAAGTCAACACTTCTGGGTTTCCATTACGGCTTTTGAGTTTATTTGACCCTTCAGAACCTTTATTTAATCAACCTGGTTGGCATCCCCTAGTAGTTTATCGTCGAGTCGCCGTACTAATCGGTCGCCCTCTTTGGATTACGCCCCAACATCAAAAACAATATCATGGGAAACAAGCTAGAACTGTTGTGGCTGAACTAACAGAACATTGTCACAGCGAAATTAGTGGCTTACTGCGTCAAGGTTGCTATTAA